The following proteins are encoded in a genomic region of Alistipes shahii WAL 8301:
- a CDS encoding RadC family protein yields the protein MKNILDKMASRGVEALSDRELLALLTEDEQLAEVVLSAYDGSLARIGDQPEARLRMVGGLGLKRARMLLAAAEFGRRAVASGGSGSDFINTGDDVVRLFRPQLERLSHEECWVVYLTSSNRVIERYRISQGGVTGTVVDHRLIVKRALELLATQLILVHNHPSGTPEASGQDKTLTERVARAAALFDIRLLDHIIIARDGDFSFLREGLMGR from the coding sequence ATGAAGAATATCCTCGATAAAATGGCGTCGCGGGGCGTGGAGGCCTTGAGCGACCGCGAGCTGCTTGCCCTGCTCACCGAGGACGAACAGTTGGCCGAAGTGGTGCTGTCGGCCTACGACGGTTCGCTGGCGCGTATCGGCGACCAGCCCGAAGCCCGCCTGCGCATGGTCGGGGGACTGGGCCTGAAACGGGCGCGGATGCTGTTGGCCGCGGCGGAATTCGGACGGCGGGCTGTCGCTTCCGGGGGTTCCGGGAGCGATTTCATCAATACGGGCGACGATGTGGTGCGGCTGTTCCGGCCGCAGCTGGAACGCCTCTCCCACGAGGAGTGCTGGGTCGTCTACCTCACCTCGTCGAACCGGGTTATCGAGCGTTACCGCATCAGTCAGGGCGGGGTGACCGGCACGGTCGTCGACCACCGGCTGATCGTCAAACGGGCGTTGGAACTGCTCGCCACGCAGCTGATTCTGGTGCACAACCACCCTTCGGGAACGCCCGAGGCGAGCGGGCAGGACAAGACGCTGACCGAACGTGTGGCGCGCGCCGCGGCGTTGTTCGACATCCGGCTGCTGGACCACATCATCATTGCCCGCGACGGCGATTTCTCGTTCCTGCGCGAGGGGCTGATGGGGCGGTAA
- a CDS encoding 3-deoxy-D-manno-octulosonic acid transferase — protein sequence MWFYNFGLILYVWAIRLVAPRHPKARLWIEGRKDLFRRMREAIAPTDRIIWIHVASLGEFEQGRPIIEQLRKTHPEYKILLTFFSPSGYEIRKNYKGVNYIFYLPIDTPGNARRFLDAAHPEIAIFVKYEYWLNLLRELRRRKIRTYVVSAIFRRNSVFFRPYGGMWRQALESFDVMFVQNEESKKLLATLGFDNVLVAGDTRFDRVAEIARAARRIDVIDRFKGDNRLFVAGSTWEPDEELLIRLINDNPDVKFVVAPHEMDESRIARLMAETKGGALRYTQCTPRTTYGSRQLLILDTVGILASVYGYATWSYIGGGFGVGIHNTLEAATFGLPVAFGPNYEKFKEARDLVTLGAARSVTDYEQLRTWFVPLRDNEEFLQKTSRIAKDYTTRHQGATGIIVKTIFH from the coding sequence ATGTGGTTCTATAATTTCGGTCTGATTCTCTACGTTTGGGCCATCCGTCTCGTGGCGCCGCGCCATCCGAAGGCCCGCCTTTGGATCGAAGGCCGCAAAGACCTCTTCCGCCGCATGCGGGAGGCAATCGCCCCCACGGACAGGATCATCTGGATACACGTCGCGTCGCTCGGAGAGTTCGAACAGGGCCGCCCCATCATCGAACAGCTTCGCAAGACGCACCCCGAATACAAGATTCTCCTGACCTTCTTCTCGCCTTCGGGCTACGAAATCCGCAAGAACTACAAGGGCGTCAACTACATCTTCTACCTCCCGATCGACACGCCGGGCAACGCCCGCCGCTTCCTCGACGCCGCGCACCCCGAAATCGCCATCTTCGTCAAATACGAGTACTGGCTCAACCTGCTCCGCGAACTGCGCCGCCGGAAAATCCGCACCTACGTCGTGTCGGCCATCTTCCGCCGCAATTCGGTCTTTTTCCGCCCCTACGGCGGCATGTGGCGACAGGCGCTGGAGTCGTTCGACGTGATGTTCGTGCAGAACGAGGAGTCGAAAAAACTGCTGGCGACGCTGGGCTTCGACAACGTGCTGGTGGCCGGGGACACGCGCTTCGACCGCGTGGCGGAGATCGCCCGCGCGGCCAGACGCATCGACGTCATCGACCGCTTCAAGGGCGACAACCGCCTGTTCGTGGCAGGATCGACATGGGAGCCGGATGAAGAGCTGCTGATCCGGCTGATAAACGACAATCCCGACGTGAAATTCGTCGTCGCACCCCACGAAATGGACGAGTCGCGCATCGCACGGCTGATGGCCGAAACCAAAGGCGGCGCGCTGCGCTACACGCAATGCACGCCCCGCACGACCTACGGTTCGCGGCAGCTGCTGATCCTCGACACGGTGGGGATTCTCGCCTCGGTCTACGGCTACGCCACCTGGAGCTATATCGGCGGCGGGTTCGGCGTCGGCATTCACAACACGCTCGAAGCCGCGACGTTCGGACTTCCGGTGGCCTTCGGTCCCAACTACGAAAAATTCAAGGAGGCCCGCGATCTGGTGACGCTCGGCGCCGCCCGGTCGGTGACCGACTACGAGCAGTTGCGCACGTGGTTCGTGCCCCTGCGCGACAACGAGGAGTTCCTGCAGAAAACCAGCCGCATCGCCAAGGATTACACCACCCGCCACCAGGGAGCCACAGGCATCATCGTCAAAACGATTTTCCACTAA
- a CDS encoding prephenate dehydrogenase, producing the protein MKVLIAGLGLIGGSFALALRDHGIAEEILGVESSEEHAAEALQLGLADRIVSFEEGVPEADLVVLATPVDTIPLMAVKALNRAGGRQVVMDMGSIKGELCEVISMHARRGRFVAAHPMWGTEYSGPKAAQRGAFTGRSVVLCDTVRSDKDALATVEGIFRTLGSPAVYMDPEEHDLHAAYVSHISHVTSFALALTVLEKEREERHIFDLAGGGFESTVRLAKSSAATWVPILLRNKYNVLDVLREHIHQLQIMRRMLERDDAEGLKNAMERANTIQRIIH; encoded by the coding sequence ATGAAAGTACTGATTGCGGGTCTGGGCCTTATCGGAGGCTCGTTCGCCCTGGCCCTTCGCGACCACGGCATCGCAGAGGAGATACTCGGGGTCGAAAGCTCCGAAGAACACGCCGCCGAGGCGTTGCAGCTGGGCCTTGCGGACCGGATCGTGAGTTTCGAGGAGGGTGTTCCGGAAGCCGATCTCGTGGTGCTGGCCACCCCGGTCGACACCATCCCGCTGATGGCTGTCAAGGCGCTCAACCGCGCGGGCGGCAGGCAGGTGGTAATGGACATGGGTTCGATCAAGGGCGAGTTGTGCGAGGTGATCTCGATGCACGCCCGCCGCGGACGTTTCGTCGCCGCGCACCCGATGTGGGGTACGGAGTACAGCGGTCCGAAAGCCGCCCAGCGGGGCGCGTTCACGGGCCGCAGCGTCGTGCTGTGCGACACGGTGCGGAGCGACAAGGACGCCCTGGCCACGGTCGAAGGCATCTTCCGCACGCTGGGCAGTCCGGCCGTCTACATGGACCCCGAAGAGCACGACCTGCACGCGGCCTATGTCTCGCACATCTCGCACGTCACCTCGTTCGCGCTGGCGCTCACGGTGCTCGAAAAGGAGCGCGAGGAGCGTCACATCTTCGACCTGGCGGGCGGCGGTTTCGAGAGCACGGTGCGCCTGGCCAAGAGTTCGGCGGCAACGTGGGTCCCGATCCTGCTGCGCAACAAATACAACGTGCTGGACGTGCTGCGCGAACACATACACCAGTTGCAAATCATGCGCCGGATGCTCGAACGCGACGACGCCGAGGGGCTGAAAAACGCCATGGAGCGCGCCAACACCATCCAACGCATCATCCACTGA
- the fabF gene encoding beta-ketoacyl-ACP synthase II has protein sequence MTGRRVVVTGIGTINPLGNSIEEYFSNLEKGVSGAAPITHFDAEKFKTKFACEVKNYDPTQYFDRKEVRKYDLFTQYALIAATQAVEDSALDLEKVDKEQVGVIWSSGIGGIKSFFDECLGWAAGDGTPRFSPFFIPRMISDIAAGFISMKYGFMGPNYCTVSACASSNHGITAAFDAIRYGKADVMVAGGSEAAVNEPSVGGFNSMQALSTRNDDPQHASRPFDKDRDGFVIGEGAGALILEEYEHAKARGAKIYCEVVGGGASADAYHFTAPHPEGKGAMKAMRDAIKDAGIAPEDIDYVNVHGTSTPAGDIPELKAVAGVLGDHVYNVNISSTKSMTGHLLGAAGAVEALACIFALTHGVVPPTINCENRDPEIDEKLNLTLNVAQKRDVKCALSNTFGFGGHNSTVIFRKL, from the coding sequence ATGACAGGAAGAAGAGTAGTTGTTACGGGCATCGGTACGATAAACCCGCTCGGTAATAGTATAGAGGAGTATTTTTCGAATCTGGAGAAGGGAGTCAGCGGTGCCGCACCCATTACTCATTTCGATGCCGAAAAATTTAAGACCAAGTTCGCTTGTGAAGTAAAGAATTACGATCCGACCCAGTATTTCGACCGTAAGGAGGTGCGTAAGTACGACCTCTTTACACAGTATGCTCTGATCGCGGCCACGCAGGCCGTGGAGGATTCTGCCCTCGATCTCGAGAAGGTCGACAAGGAGCAGGTGGGCGTTATCTGGAGTTCGGGCATCGGAGGAATCAAATCTTTCTTCGATGAGTGTCTGGGCTGGGCCGCCGGGGATGGAACCCCGCGGTTTAGCCCGTTTTTTATTCCCCGCATGATTTCCGATATCGCAGCCGGTTTCATCTCCATGAAGTACGGCTTCATGGGTCCGAACTACTGTACGGTGTCGGCGTGCGCTTCGTCGAACCACGGCATCACGGCCGCCTTCGACGCCATCCGTTACGGCAAGGCCGACGTCATGGTGGCCGGCGGTTCGGAGGCTGCGGTCAACGAGCCTTCGGTCGGCGGATTCAACTCCATGCAGGCGCTTTCGACGCGCAACGACGATCCGCAGCACGCTTCGCGCCCCTTCGATAAGGACCGCGACGGCTTCGTGATCGGCGAGGGCGCCGGTGCGCTGATCCTGGAGGAGTACGAGCATGCCAAGGCGCGCGGCGCGAAGATCTATTGCGAGGTCGTAGGCGGAGGCGCTTCGGCCGACGCTTACCACTTCACGGCTCCCCATCCCGAGGGCAAGGGCGCCATGAAGGCGATGCGCGACGCCATCAAGGACGCGGGCATCGCTCCCGAGGATATCGACTATGTGAACGTGCACGGAACTTCGACCCCCGCGGGCGACATTCCCGAGCTGAAGGCCGTGGCAGGCGTTCTGGGCGACCATGTTTACAACGTCAACATCTCCTCGACCAAATCAATGACGGGACACCTGCTGGGCGCTGCCGGCGCTGTGGAGGCTTTGGCGTGCATTTTCGCGCTGACGCACGGCGTGGTTCCCCCCACGATCAACTGCGAAAACCGCGATCCCGAGATCGACGAAAAACTGAATCTGACGCTTAACGTGGCGCAGAAGCGCGACGTGAAGTGTGCGTTGAGCAATACGTTCGGATTCGGCGGTCACAACTCGACGGTTATTTTCCGCAAACTCTGA
- the pepE gene encoding dipeptidase PepE, which translates to MKLLLISNSTNAGEEYLRYPLPEIGRFLDGVREIVFVPYAAVTFSYADYEKKVQARFAELGIRVRSVHRAKDPAALVRGAEAICVGGGNTFALAKKMQQQGLMTAILCKIKAGTPYVGWSAGSNVCCPTISTTNDMPIVEPESFKAIGAVKFQINPHYLDANPAGHAGETREQRILEYIEANPRRWVAGLREGCMLRCEDGKLELIGRRPMRMFRKGVETFEVEPGGDLSFLL; encoded by the coding sequence ATGAAATTGCTTCTGATCTCGAATTCGACCAATGCCGGCGAGGAATACCTGCGCTATCCGCTGCCAGAGATAGGGCGTTTTCTCGACGGGGTGCGCGAAATCGTCTTCGTTCCCTACGCGGCCGTCACGTTCTCCTACGCCGATTACGAAAAAAAGGTGCAGGCGCGTTTCGCCGAACTGGGCATCCGCGTGCGTTCGGTCCACCGGGCCAAGGATCCCGCCGCCCTCGTCCGCGGGGCCGAAGCGATCTGCGTCGGGGGCGGCAACACGTTCGCCCTGGCCAAAAAGATGCAGCAGCAGGGGCTTATGACGGCCATCCTCTGCAAAATCAAGGCCGGAACGCCCTACGTGGGCTGGTCGGCAGGCAGCAACGTCTGCTGCCCGACGATCTCGACAACAAACGACATGCCCATCGTGGAACCGGAGTCGTTCAAAGCCATCGGAGCGGTCAAATTCCAGATCAACCCCCACTACCTCGACGCCAACCCCGCGGGGCACGCCGGGGAGACCCGCGAACAGCGCATCCTGGAGTATATCGAGGCCAATCCGCGCCGTTGGGTGGCCGGACTGCGCGAAGGCTGCATGCTGCGCTGCGAGGACGGGAAACTGGAGCTGATCGGCCGACGCCCGATGCGGATGTTCCGCAAAGGAGTCGAAACCTTCGAGGTCGAACCGGGCGGCGACCTGTCTTTTTTATTATAA
- a CDS encoding acyl carrier protein, which translates to MSEVQSKVVEIIVDKLGVKESEVVPEASFTNHLGADSLDTVELIMEFEKAFDIQIPDEDAEKIATVGDAISYIEEHKK; encoded by the coding sequence ATGTCAGAAGTTCAATCAAAAGTTGTCGAGATCATCGTCGACAAACTGGGTGTCAAGGAGTCGGAGGTAGTCCCCGAAGCAAGCTTCACCAACCACCTGGGCGCAGACTCGCTCGACACTGTAGAGCTGATCATGGAGTTCGAGAAGGCTTTCGATATCCAGATCCCGGATGAGGACGCTGAAAAGATCGCTACCGTCGGCGACGCGATCTCGTATATCGAGGAACACAAGAAATAA
- a CDS encoding YraN family protein: MTAAAETGRAGERAATEYLRRAGYEICALNWRQGRYELDIVACREGVLHFVEVKTRRSGSLTPPEAAATQRKFRALSRAAACYLRTVGWEGEVQFDLAAAEAAADGSVRVELIENALEYNW; this comes from the coding sequence ATGACCGCGGCAGCCGAAACGGGCCGGGCCGGCGAACGCGCCGCGACGGAATACCTCCGACGTGCGGGGTACGAAATCTGCGCGCTCAACTGGCGGCAGGGCCGTTACGAGCTGGACATCGTGGCCTGCCGGGAAGGCGTGCTGCATTTCGTGGAGGTCAAGACCCGGCGCTCCGGGTCGCTCACGCCTCCCGAGGCAGCCGCCACGCAGCGCAAGTTCCGGGCCTTGTCGCGCGCCGCCGCCTGCTACCTGCGCACCGTGGGCTGGGAGGGCGAAGTGCAGTTCGATCTGGCGGCCGCCGAAGCCGCCGCCGACGGCAGCGTCCGCGTCGAACTGATCGAAAACGCGCTGGAATACAATTGGTAA
- the rnc gene encoding ribonuclease III, with amino-acid sequence MRPIRRNFGRDRAYYRIVDDLFGFIPHNVELYKLALIHKSASLVLEDGRAINNERLEYLGDAVIEAVTSDYLFIEYPDRDEGFMTQLRSKIVSRQSLNALAVNLGLDVHVISNGGTGITQKHIYGDAFEAMMGAVYLDQGYEFVNRLLINNIYFRFLNLEELTESESDFKSRLIEWSQKNRHQVEFRTEHDKEYASNHPVFYCTVLVDGMEVGHGAGDSKKEAEQRAAFSVSQYMSDEQCASLLDKVDRLEGTRSGSGF; translated from the coding sequence CTGCGTCCTATCCGACGGAATTTCGGGCGTGACCGGGCATATTACAGAATTGTCGACGATCTGTTCGGATTCATTCCGCACAACGTCGAACTCTACAAGCTGGCTTTGATTCACAAGTCAGCTTCTTTGGTTTTGGAGGACGGCCGCGCGATCAACAACGAACGTCTGGAATATCTGGGCGACGCTGTGATCGAGGCCGTGACTTCGGACTATCTGTTCATCGAATACCCCGACCGCGACGAGGGTTTCATGACCCAGCTGCGGTCGAAGATCGTCTCGCGGCAGTCGCTCAACGCGCTGGCCGTGAACCTCGGTCTGGATGTCCACGTGATTTCGAACGGCGGCACGGGCATTACCCAGAAGCATATCTACGGCGACGCCTTCGAGGCGATGATGGGGGCGGTTTACCTCGATCAGGGGTACGAGTTCGTCAACCGGCTGTTGATCAATAACATTTATTTCCGTTTCCTGAATCTGGAAGAACTGACCGAGTCGGAGAGCGATTTCAAGAGCCGCCTGATCGAGTGGAGCCAGAAGAACCGCCACCAGGTCGAGTTCCGCACGGAGCACGACAAGGAATACGCTTCGAACCATCCGGTTTTCTATTGCACGGTGCTGGTCGACGGCATGGAGGTCGGCCACGGAGCCGGGGATTCGAAGAAGGAGGCCGAACAGCGTGCGGCGTTCTCCGTGTCGCAGTACATGAGCGACGAGCAGTGCGCTTCGCTGCTGGACAAGGTCGACCGTCTGGAAGGCACCCGTTCAGGAAGCGGGTTTTAG
- a CDS encoding LruC domain-containing protein, whose protein sequence is MYISRLAFVLAALSAASCIDKDVDNTEFYEKYARGFDNRTTVAVNIASEVAGEYYAVYFGNPYDGESLVKQPALTGFTPVSTTLDVPKDVERLYVVAQGEMKSYEVGNLSISAAARPGPQSRAADVNPVSARVMTAVNSIYFPEKTNNVRGDDLFKCTDLVIDRTPSSGDFDEAEIWLTFLGDGGCRHSQLFGKLWFYTYPSSKQDGLTLGDCTFYGVKDGEVVAIPYSEVRAQRSWVFYTREEFSSNIASYKRYKLGVFPKGLNLGFVYIGNSTVSNGGFRFTTPWLNERVQDYTLTYQDDKKTFRIVDRHLANGYICHVTEGDFQGNILGMENRVVTESAKYDGDYNDILCMIESNPRTIAPGEEVEIGNSGNKDPEEIACKTSVGLYLFEDNYPYRGDFDFNDAVVQYEIRDYYQSKNRAKQITVQLMATGSHMSNSFGFRDSKGFQPFLSGLKGYRNVYAAQAFEPVGEPVVQTLYGDVVPCLKNESEYYIYPSSFNTAEYPSVLDIPLSDPDDASWKFEWPQEMQSIDDCYWFLKSASGGSREKDWYKRPKDAALLFGR, encoded by the coding sequence ATGTACATTTCCAGACTGGCATTCGTGCTCGCGGCATTGTCGGCCGCGTCGTGTATCGACAAGGATGTTGATAATACCGAATTTTATGAAAAGTATGCCAGGGGATTCGACAACCGGACGACCGTGGCGGTGAATATCGCTTCCGAGGTTGCCGGCGAGTATTATGCGGTCTATTTCGGGAATCCCTACGACGGGGAGTCGCTTGTGAAACAGCCTGCATTGACGGGTTTTACGCCTGTTTCGACCACGCTCGACGTGCCGAAGGACGTTGAAAGGCTGTATGTCGTGGCGCAGGGCGAGATGAAAAGTTACGAGGTGGGGAACCTGTCGATCTCGGCCGCTGCCCGGCCCGGCCCGCAGAGCCGCGCCGCCGATGTGAATCCGGTCAGCGCCCGGGTTATGACGGCCGTCAACAGCATCTATTTTCCCGAAAAGACCAATAACGTCCGGGGCGACGACCTTTTCAAGTGCACCGACCTGGTGATCGACCGGACGCCGAGTTCGGGCGATTTCGACGAGGCGGAGATCTGGCTCACGTTTCTCGGCGACGGCGGCTGCCGCCATAGCCAGCTTTTCGGCAAACTCTGGTTCTACACCTATCCCTCTTCGAAACAGGATGGGCTGACGCTCGGCGACTGCACCTTTTACGGGGTGAAGGACGGCGAAGTGGTCGCGATTCCCTATTCCGAGGTCCGGGCGCAGCGCAGCTGGGTTTTCTACACCCGGGAGGAGTTCTCGTCGAATATCGCCTCCTACAAGCGTTACAAACTGGGCGTATTCCCCAAGGGGTTGAACCTCGGATTCGTTTACATCGGCAACAGCACGGTGAGCAACGGCGGATTCCGTTTCACCACGCCCTGGCTCAACGAGCGCGTGCAGGATTATACGCTGACGTACCAGGACGACAAGAAGACGTTCCGGATCGTCGACCGGCATCTGGCCAACGGTTATATCTGCCACGTCACGGAGGGTGATTTTCAGGGCAACATCCTCGGCATGGAGAACCGCGTGGTGACCGAGAGCGCGAAATACGACGGCGACTACAACGACATTCTCTGCATGATCGAGAGCAACCCGAGGACCATCGCCCCCGGCGAGGAGGTCGAGATCGGCAACAGCGGCAACAAGGACCCCGAGGAGATCGCCTGCAAGACCTCCGTCGGGCTTTACCTGTTCGAGGACAATTATCCGTACCGCGGCGATTTCGACTTCAACGATGCGGTGGTTCAATATGAGATCAGGGATTACTACCAGTCGAAAAACCGGGCCAAGCAGATCACCGTGCAGCTGATGGCGACCGGATCGCATATGTCCAACAGTTTCGGATTCCGGGATTCGAAGGGTTTCCAGCCGTTCCTTTCCGGCCTGAAGGGCTATCGGAACGTCTATGCGGCGCAGGCTTTCGAGCCCGTCGGCGAGCCTGTCGTGCAAACGCTTTACGGCGACGTGGTCCCCTGTCTGAAAAACGAATCGGAGTATTATATCTATCCGTCGAGCTTCAATACGGCGGAGTATCCCAGCGTGCTGGACATTCCGCTTTCGGACCCCGACGACGCCTCGTGGAAGTTCGAATGGCCGCAGGAGATGCAGAGCATCGACGACTGCTACTGGTTCCTCAAAAGCGCTTCGGGCGGTTCCCGTGAAAAGGACTGGTACAAGCGTCCGAAGGATGCGGCCCTGTTGTTCGGGCGTTGA